In Aequorivita sp. H23M31, a single window of DNA contains:
- a CDS encoding TerC family protein, with the protein MLVWGIFIAFIIFFLILDLGVINRNPHEIKTKEAAFWTGVWVTVAIGFSGVIFWLFQEGLVENPTNLNPHQALIKYITGYFIELSLSIDNVFVIAVIFSSFAIPKKYQHEVLFWGILGAIVFRALMIFFGVALINKFDWIIYVFGVFLLFTAYRMLVHKEEDFDPKKSTIFKFLKRLFPVTYKMEGDKFFIRRMGIKAATPLFVALVVIELTDILFALDSIPAILAITSDPFIVFSSNILAIMGLRSMYFLISRMLDKFQYINYSLVIILAFVGIKMILSDVVEFHELLSLGVIAISLIGGIVFSLILSKNNPPKGEK; encoded by the coding sequence ATGCTTGTCTGGGGAATTTTTATTGCTTTTATAATATTTTTTCTAATATTAGATCTTGGAGTTATCAACCGTAACCCACATGAGATCAAAACCAAAGAGGCCGCCTTCTGGACGGGTGTTTGGGTAACGGTGGCAATTGGCTTTTCAGGAGTTATCTTTTGGCTCTTTCAGGAAGGCTTGGTTGAAAACCCAACTAATCTCAACCCACATCAAGCACTTATCAAATATATAACCGGGTACTTTATTGAGCTTTCCCTTAGTATAGATAATGTATTTGTAATCGCGGTTATTTTTTCATCCTTTGCCATTCCAAAAAAATACCAGCACGAAGTTCTCTTTTGGGGAATATTGGGGGCCATAGTTTTCAGGGCGTTAATGATTTTCTTCGGGGTTGCACTGATCAACAAATTTGATTGGATTATTTATGTATTTGGAGTTTTTCTTCTCTTTACCGCTTACAGAATGTTGGTCCACAAAGAAGAAGATTTTGATCCAAAGAAATCAACAATCTTCAAATTTTTAAAGAGGTTATTTCCCGTAACCTACAAAATGGAGGGAGATAAATTCTTTATCCGGCGAATGGGCATTAAAGCTGCCACACCCTTATTTGTCGCCCTGGTTGTAATAGAATTAACGGATATTCTTTTTGCTCTTGACAGTATCCCTGCCATCCTGGCCATAACCTCAGATCCTTTTATTGTTTTTAGTTCCAACATTCTTGCTATTATGGGTCTAAGGTCCATGTATTTCCTTATTTCACGAATGCTCGACAAATTCCAGTATATCAATTACAGCTTGGTAATTATATTGGCCTTTGTAGGGATTAAAATGATTCTTTCGGATGTAGTAGAATTCCACGAACTTCTTTCTCTTGGGGTCATAGCCATCTCACTTATTGGGGGTATCGTTTTTTCCTTAATTCTTTCCAAAAATAACCCTCCTAAGGGGGAGAAATAA
- the hpf gene encoding ribosome hibernation-promoting factor, HPF/YfiA family, giving the protein MNIHFEYHDVAASSRLEEFISEKLNKLENKYDFIISADVYFKKENSSNPELGKVCSVRLGTPGPTVFAEISSGTFEASIAKVITELRSQLQKRKEKMKLH; this is encoded by the coding sequence ATGAATATTCATTTCGAGTACCACGATGTGGCGGCTAGCTCCAGATTGGAGGAGTTTATTTCCGAAAAATTGAATAAGTTGGAAAATAAATACGACTTTATAATCAGTGCTGATGTATATTTTAAAAAAGAAAATTCAAGTAATCCAGAATTGGGAAAAGTCTGCAGTGTGCGACTCGGCACCCCAGGGCCCACCGTCTTCGCCGAAATATCTTCAGGAACATTTGAAGCTTCTATTGCAAAAGTTATTACCGAACTAAGATCGCAATTACAGAAGAGAAAAGAAAAAATGAAATTACATTAA
- a CDS encoding arsenate reductase family protein → MGVIATNENQLTLIYSSNTRVGRWTLSYLEGIDKPYLAIDLCKTKVADTQWVEIAEKLNVSVGDLVDKREMEIEVENTSDLDDNDWIKVIQKNDKVISYPIAIMGNKIKQIINAPSIMDFFEVDSAGLEQSPAEGNTLDIERTTDDETFIEGGNI, encoded by the coding sequence ATGGGAGTAATAGCAACCAATGAAAACCAGCTGACATTAATTTATAGCAGCAATACCCGCGTGGGCCGGTGGACGCTGAGCTATCTTGAAGGTATTGACAAACCTTATTTGGCAATTGATTTATGCAAAACTAAAGTTGCCGATACCCAATGGGTAGAAATTGCTGAAAAATTGAATGTCAGTGTTGGGGACTTAGTTGATAAAAGAGAAATGGAGATTGAGGTGGAAAACACTTCCGACCTTGATGATAACGATTGGATAAAAGTCATTCAAAAAAATGATAAGGTTATCTCTTACCCCATTGCAATTATGGGTAATAAAATAAAGCAGATCATTAATGCCCCTTCCATAATGGATTTCTTTGAAGTTGATTCAGCTGGACTTGAGCAAAGCCCGGCTGAAGGAAATACCTTGGATATTGAGAGGACAACAGATGATGAAACCTTTATAGAGGGAGGAAATATATAA